From Pseudomonas sp. StFLB209, a single genomic window includes:
- a CDS encoding glycosyltransferase family 4 protein yields MRILWTLPYLPWPTTSGGKTREYHLLRNLAARGHRITLLVQSKTALEQDCRQAMEPWLERLIVLPRRPLRSLRTLLAVGLAPVPMLASVNGYAPQLEQAFEILLEEHWDVIQIQHTYAFQPFEAALKRSGKPFILTEHNVESALGAASYDKLPGWLAPFTWYDRWRYRRWETRVFRQASELISVTEADAKALSRLSGKPVSIVVNSVDCGYYASVHPDREGSNLLFIGNYEYAPNVDAVHWALDTIMPRVWALKPDVRLTIAGFALPAAWREQWPDPRLEWLGYVPDLRALQSRSTLFFAPLRQGGGSKLKILEAMAAGLPVVTTAQGVSGLAVRHQEHYLGSEDPQMLAQLIADYLDTPLRLAQIGEAGRDYVRSRHDWSVSAAQLEGIYTRLTPPTPGVRPCV; encoded by the coding sequence ATGCGCATCCTCTGGACCCTGCCCTATCTGCCGTGGCCGACCACCAGTGGCGGCAAGACCCGGGAATATCACCTGCTGCGCAACCTGGCTGCGCGCGGTCACCGGATTACCTTGCTGGTGCAATCCAAGACCGCCCTGGAGCAAGACTGCCGACAGGCCATGGAACCCTGGCTGGAACGCCTGATCGTGCTGCCGCGTCGCCCGCTGCGCAGCCTGCGCACGCTGCTGGCCGTCGGCCTGGCGCCGGTGCCGATGCTGGCCAGCGTCAACGGCTACGCGCCGCAACTGGAGCAGGCGTTCGAAATCCTGCTGGAGGAACACTGGGACGTGATCCAGATTCAACACACCTACGCCTTCCAGCCGTTCGAAGCCGCGCTCAAGCGCAGCGGCAAGCCGTTCATTCTCACCGAACACAATGTCGAATCGGCGCTCGGTGCAGCCAGCTACGACAAACTGCCCGGCTGGCTGGCGCCCTTCACCTGGTACGACCGCTGGCGTTACCGGCGCTGGGAAACCCGGGTGTTCCGGCAGGCCAGCGAGTTGATCTCGGTGACCGAAGCTGACGCCAAGGCGCTGTCCAGGCTCAGTGGCAAACCGGTGTCGATCGTGGTCAACAGTGTCGATTGCGGCTACTACGCCAGCGTGCATCCCGACCGCGAGGGCAGCAACCTGCTGTTTATCGGCAACTATGAATATGCGCCGAACGTCGATGCCGTGCATTGGGCGCTGGACACCATCATGCCCCGCGTATGGGCGCTCAAGCCCGACGTGCGACTGACCATCGCAGGCTTCGCCCTGCCCGCTGCATGGCGCGAACAATGGCCTGACCCGCGCCTTGAATGGCTGGGCTACGTTCCTGACCTGCGCGCCCTGCAAAGCCGCTCGACGCTGTTCTTCGCGCCGCTGCGCCAGGGCGGCGGCTCGAAGCTGAAAATTCTCGAAGCCATGGCCGCCGGCCTGCCGGTGGTGACCACTGCCCAAGGTGTCTCGGGCCTGGCGGTCAGGCACCAGGAACATTATCTGGGCAGTGAAGACCCCCAAATGCTGGCGCAACTGATCGCCGACTACCTCGACACGCCGCTGCGCCTGGCACAGATCGGCGAGGCCGGCCGCGACTATGTGCGCTCGCGGCACGACTGGTCGGTTTCAGCAGCCCAGCTCGAAGGGATTTACACCCGGCTTACGCCCCCGACGCCAGGAGTGCGCCCATGCGTATAG
- a CDS encoding glycosyltransferase family 4 protein, whose protein sequence is MRIGLDYRAAAGYPVSGIGRQNFALEDALRSHPGSSLQLFGVAPSDHPVRRRLHAPRWSTPIDSVHRLPERFKFEGLFLPGALRDAEVQLYVANINMGLPLGRKPPGLKYVLQLHDLFQLTENNHHGSQLKARVYRFTDRLSIIHSLKVADQVWVPSQYTANETLRLFPWVAGKLRVLPHLVEGFAGEPADISALQLPERYWLCVGTREPRKNMAWFVEAWQTARRRYPNIPELVLVGGDDALHPNQRSLAGLHVLRGIGDDQLHAVYQQAERLWHPSRAEGFGLPVIEALRVGTPVAVASGSSLDEITPPDSPRFAPADSDALIRLMGVLASAASEDSQPLKDWAGRYGREAFRQRIHAALEELR, encoded by the coding sequence ATGCGTATAGGACTCGATTATCGCGCCGCTGCGGGTTATCCCGTCAGCGGCATCGGCCGCCAGAATTTCGCTCTGGAAGATGCGCTGCGCAGCCATCCCGGCTCCAGCCTGCAACTGTTCGGCGTGGCGCCAAGCGACCACCCGGTGCGTCGGCGCCTGCATGCGCCGCGCTGGTCAACGCCAATCGACTCGGTGCATCGCCTGCCTGAGCGGTTCAAGTTCGAAGGGCTGTTTCTGCCTGGCGCGCTGCGCGACGCTGAGGTGCAGTTGTATGTCGCCAATATCAACATGGGCCTGCCGCTGGGCCGCAAGCCGCCAGGCTTGAAGTATGTGCTGCAATTGCACGACCTGTTCCAGTTAACCGAGAACAACCACCACGGCTCACAACTGAAGGCGCGGGTCTACCGGTTCACCGACCGGCTTTCGATCATCCACTCATTAAAGGTTGCCGATCAGGTCTGGGTGCCGTCGCAGTACACCGCCAACGAGACCCTGCGATTGTTCCCATGGGTGGCAGGCAAGCTGCGGGTATTGCCGCACCTGGTTGAGGGTTTTGCCGGGGAGCCGGCAGATATCAGCGCCTTGCAGTTACCCGAGCGCTATTGGCTATGCGTCGGTACCCGCGAGCCGCGCAAGAATATGGCCTGGTTTGTCGAAGCCTGGCAGACCGCCCGGCGGCGCTACCCGAACATCCCCGAGCTGGTGCTGGTCGGCGGTGATGACGCCCTGCATCCCAATCAGCGCAGCCTGGCCGGCCTGCATGTGCTGCGCGGGATTGGTGACGACCAGTTGCATGCCGTGTATCAGCAGGCCGAACGCCTGTGGCACCCATCGCGGGCTGAAGGCTTCGGCCTGCCGGTGATCGAGGCGCTGAGGGTCGGCACGCCGGTGGCGGTGGCCAGCGGCAGTTCGCTGGATGAAATCACTCCGCCCGACAGCCCGCGCTTTGCGCCCGCTGACTCTGACGCACTGATTCGGCTGATGGGCGTGCTCGCCAGTGCCGCCAGCGAAGACTCGCAGCCGCTCAAGGACTGGGCTGGGCGCTATGGCCGCGAGGCATTCAGGCAGCGGATTCACGCGGCCCTGGAGGAGTTGCGCTAA
- a CDS encoding O-antigen ligase family protein, which produces MPIALPVGLILALFIGLLIWLAPVPMVLLVLAGLASVVTVIRRPTLGLLLFCVLGTFIPYSTIQIGVRTTVSEAMIMLTWASYLLQAMFFDQPKRPPMQRTERLLLMLMLFSAFPFLVGQVSVVAEGNGPINWVRWLFNLSILFLVPRLLLERQTLEQLIMCLMLGTLAMLLMSIPVFLAERSATAMIPILGVLGYSGVDVLNSSLLALADRMGSPWMHPNVAGGALAMLLPLAFCYGLSRSGGPRSIALAVAVLGVIGLLLTGSRGALISLVAVMLWMARRRIPHLGRILLGGVFAGTALLLLYPPLQDRIMSLFSDDDVSTAIRFLEYSHFPDAVAMFPFGIGFKVDPPVLNYTEFGISNLWLNFVYKLGLPGMLLFIAITTSWWKQVRPAKGPIVLTADNCIALGTTCGVLAALFSGLFDHYFSFTPVLSALFWLFVGISLHENRRLHQQAIASFKSHVARPEQGERP; this is translated from the coding sequence ATGCCCATTGCCCTGCCCGTCGGGCTGATCCTGGCGCTATTCATCGGTCTGCTGATCTGGCTGGCACCGGTGCCGATGGTGCTGTTGGTGCTGGCCGGGCTGGCCTCGGTCGTCACGGTGATCCGCCGCCCGACCCTGGGCCTGCTGCTGTTTTGTGTGCTGGGCACTTTCATCCCCTACTCCACCATCCAGATCGGCGTGCGGACCACGGTTTCCGAAGCGATGATCATGCTGACCTGGGCCAGCTACCTGTTGCAGGCGATGTTCTTCGACCAGCCCAAGCGCCCGCCCATGCAGCGCACTGAGCGGCTGCTGCTGATGCTGATGCTGTTCAGCGCCTTTCCGTTTCTGGTCGGTCAGGTTTCAGTGGTGGCCGAGGGCAATGGGCCGATCAACTGGGTGCGCTGGCTGTTCAATCTGTCGATCCTGTTTCTGGTGCCGCGGCTGCTGCTCGAGCGCCAGACTCTGGAGCAACTGATCATGTGCCTGATGCTCGGCACCCTGGCGATGTTGCTGATGTCGATTCCGGTGTTTCTTGCCGAGCGCAGTGCCACAGCGATGATCCCGATCCTCGGCGTACTGGGCTACAGCGGCGTGGATGTACTCAATAGCAGCCTGTTGGCGCTGGCTGACCGGATGGGCTCACCCTGGATGCACCCTAACGTGGCCGGCGGCGCTCTGGCAATGCTGTTGCCGCTGGCGTTCTGCTACGGCCTGAGCCGCAGCGGCGGCCCGCGCAGCATCGCCCTCGCCGTTGCCGTACTCGGCGTGATCGGGCTGCTGCTGACCGGCTCGCGGGGGGCGTTGATCAGCCTGGTCGCGGTGATGCTGTGGATGGCCCGCCGACGCATCCCGCACCTGGGGCGCATCCTGCTCGGCGGGGTGTTTGCCGGCACTGCATTGCTGCTGCTCTATCCACCGCTGCAAGACCGGATCATGAGCCTGTTCTCCGACGATGACGTCAGTACCGCGATCCGTTTTCTGGAGTACAGCCACTTCCCTGATGCCGTGGCCATGTTTCCGTTCGGCATCGGCTTCAAGGTCGACCCGCCGGTACTCAACTACACCGAATTCGGGATTTCCAACCTGTGGCTGAACTTCGTCTACAAACTCGGCCTGCCGGGCATGCTGCTGTTCATTGCCATCACCACAAGCTGGTGGAAGCAGGTGCGGCCGGCCAAGGGCCCTATCGTGCTGACCGCTGACAACTGCATTGCGCTGGGCACCACCTGCGGCGTGCTGGCGGCGCTGTTCAGCGGCCTGTTCGACCACTATTTCAGCTTCACACCGGTCCTGAGTGCGCTGTTCTGGCTGTTCGTCGGCATCAGCCTGCACGAGAACCGGCGCCTGCACCAACAGGCCATTGCCTCATTCAAATCCCACGTTGCCAGACCCGAACAGGGAGAGCGCCCATGA
- a CDS encoding acyltransferase: MKHRLMHSHNLRQALPEYAEKMGVSLDDLQAAYEWMLANEVCFETQVKDTTLSFICYLNIEPRIEHPLARRFYRLLASEMHGALIPLYGINWPTLRDRMLRVWEQLYNMLICKLPSHHLRLAWLRLGGAKIGKGSTVWRNTEILGVDSLRIGNDSTVGWHCQLDARGGLIIGDHVTIASHVLIIAGGHDLKEPEFWAVGGPVWIGDYAWICSRALLSFGADIGEGAVVGGASVVSKPIPPYAIVSGPNAEIKGERARNLNYKVGGKGLFTLFH, encoded by the coding sequence ATGAAACATCGCCTGATGCACTCGCACAATCTGCGACAGGCCCTGCCCGAATACGCCGAGAAAATGGGCGTCAGCCTTGATGATCTGCAAGCGGCTTATGAATGGATGCTGGCCAACGAGGTGTGTTTCGAGACCCAGGTCAAAGACACCACGCTGTCGTTCATCTGCTACCTGAATATCGAGCCGCGCATCGAGCATCCGTTGGCACGGCGGTTCTATCGCCTGCTGGCCAGTGAGATGCACGGCGCATTGATTCCGCTGTACGGCATCAACTGGCCGACCCTGCGCGACCGCATGCTGCGGGTCTGGGAGCAGCTCTACAACATGCTCATCTGCAAGCTGCCCAGCCATCATCTGCGCCTGGCCTGGTTGCGCCTGGGTGGCGCCAAGATCGGCAAGGGCTCCACCGTGTGGCGCAACACCGAAATTCTCGGCGTGGACAGCTTGCGCATCGGTAATGACAGCACCGTGGGCTGGCACTGTCAGTTGGATGCCCGCGGCGGGCTGATCATCGGTGACCACGTCACCATCGCCTCTCATGTGCTGATCATCGCCGGCGGTCATGACCTGAAAGAGCCGGAGTTCTGGGCGGTCGGCGGGCCGGTATGGATTGGCGACTACGCCTGGATCTGCAGCCGCGCACTGCTGTCGTTCGGCGCTGACATCGGGGAAGGTGCGGTGGTGGGCGGGGCCAGCGTGGTCTCCAAACCGATCCCGCCCTACGCCATCGTCAGCGGGCCGAATGCCGAGATCAAAGGCGAGCGCGCCCGCAACCTCAATTACAAGGTGGGCGGCAAAGGCCTGTTCACCTTGTTCCACTGA